A DNA window from Melanotaenia boesemani isolate fMelBoe1 chromosome 6, fMelBoe1.pri, whole genome shotgun sequence contains the following coding sequences:
- the hjv gene encoding hemojuvelin yields MMELQAGTPFLSLPWKHCIRLTLLLVQLSLPEVRASCHILRCNSDFVAAKGDLGGSNGGGGAAGAALRETVNAGYCSALRSYAMCTKKMARACRGDLVYHSAVQGIEDLLIQYRCPRAGPTAKPRPLPQGTLSGDSCLYERSYFSREGRTPEYLHCSVFGDPHVRTFNNDFQTCTVQGAWPLIDNEYLYVQATSSPTRGGTYPTVLTKITIIFKNWRQCIDQQLYQAELDNVPAAFADGSVWSGERRGHRSLTVQSQSPGRQAEIRAAHIGTLLVVRQTGRSLGLSVLSPRGVVEAFGPEQDLQLCVWGCPASQRINTLLPPQIDPFTPAAVNAEAHCAALLPAQDVYYQACVFDLITSGDLNSSMAAISALQDAQNMISDGGGVHLTPVAAAGRTLPHLRLLLLLLGMLGTMGGA; encoded by the exons TCAGAGCTTCCTGTCATATTCTGAGGTGCAACTCTGACTTCGTGGCTGCGAAGGGGGACCTGGGTGGCAGCAACGGTGGCGGCGGCGCAGCAGGTGCAGCTCTCAGGGAGACGGTGAACGCTGGTTACTGCAGCGCCCTGCGCTCCTATGCCATGTGCACTAAGAAGATGGCACGGGCATGTCGAGGTGACCTCGTCTACCACTCTGCAGTTCAGGGCATCGAAGACCTGCTGATCCAGTACCGCTGCCCCCGAGCAGGGCCCACGGCCAAGCCCCGGCCCCTGCCTCAGGGCACGCTGTCAGGTGACAGCTGCCTCTATGAGAGGAGCTACTTCAGCAGGGAGGGACGGACGCCAGAGTACCTGCACTGTAGTGTGTTTGGAGACCCGCACGTTCGAACTTTCAATAATGACTTCCAGACGTGCACGGtgcagggggcgtggcctctcATTGACAATGAGTACTTGTATGTCCAGGCCACCAGCTCACCAACACGAGGTGGGACGTACCCCACAGTGCTCACCAAG ATCACCATCATCTTTAAGAACTGGCGTCAGTGTATCGACCAGCAGCTGTACCAGGCGGAGCTGGACAACGTTCCTGCTGCGTTCGCTGACGGCTCGGTGTGGAGCGGCGAACGTCGAGGTCACCGCAGCCTGACGGTGCAAAGTCAGAGTCCCGGCCGGCAGGCGGAGATCCGAGCGGCTCACATCGGCACGCTGCTGGTGGTGCGTCAGACCGGCCGCTCACTTGGCCTGTCGGTGCTCTCACCGCGTGGCGTCGTTGAGGCCTTCGGCCCGGAGCAGGACCTGCAGCTCTGCGTGTGGGGCTGCCCCGCCTCCCAGAGGATCAACACGCTGCTCCCCCCACAGATAGACCCCTTCACTCCTGCAGCCGTCAACGCGGAAGCGCACTGTGCCGCGTTGCTTCCTGCACAAGACGTCTACTACCAGGCCTGCGTGTTTGACCTGATCACCAGCGGAGACCTGAACTCCAGCATGGCCGCAATAAGTGCACTGCAGGACGCACAAAACATGATTTCTGATGGGGGCGGGGTCCACCTGACACCTGTCGCTGCTGCAGGTCGAACGCTTCCACACCTaaggctgctgctgttgctgctgggCATGCTGGGAACAATGGGCGGAGCCTGA